The Spirochaeta cellobiosiphila DSM 17781 genome contains a region encoding:
- a CDS encoding AHH domain-containing protein, with protein MSSPPFKTYKEAYLYKIEELVDKVISKNRLMKTSYFHDGDRGSWCHGSSFDRQHYQTTFIDYLSANRDHYLKVLDTQPEYELRELKTSLENDLRGYELNYDSSLGGLVTLSEGDSWDNVSESDFQDYMDELRSVYGEEYEWKITSFINRLGDGTLFLNLPSAKTHYNDFAEFKEVTLSKAYEPSYMGRTIEYLIKGEYSDDPTGLAIAIQLVLGFTGLDAPMDARDLTANLQKGEYGQALLSGIGLLPIVGNLKNLKFLDDAGELSKVASKQGAHVLEQLKYFANNADEFKEAFSNSAEFKKVLLQLKEAGGDVARKADPSLFDELSVLPENVDGILKLLDSSEELAIIAKRIENVQNGKIANIDELGDILNKPIMEVTDEMLPEGYAFYYTANKQKKIRRTKGSAENSVFARLTVRNNKIELWEGANRVSQSGKLRRMLLNKYASQLDNIDLSFHEAHHIVPDAVVRDHPLFQLARKLDSQPYDIDNLDNGVMLAKTGYSKIEGISEGLPFHSGSHPVYNDLANKVANDEWDALMLGFESIDDLLDHPEEILEATERVQKILLNKLHNIIGKLE; from the coding sequence ATGAGTTCCCCTCCTTTTAAAACCTATAAAGAAGCCTATCTCTATAAGATTGAGGAGTTAGTTGATAAGGTCATATCTAAGAATAGATTGATGAAAACTTCCTACTTTCACGATGGTGATAGAGGTAGTTGGTGTCATGGTTCAAGCTTTGATCGACAGCATTATCAAACAACTTTTATTGACTACTTATCCGCAAACCGTGATCACTATTTGAAAGTTCTAGATACGCAGCCAGAATATGAATTGCGTGAATTAAAGACATCCCTAGAAAATGATCTTCGTGGGTATGAATTGAATTATGATTCTAGTTTAGGTGGGCTTGTCACTCTAAGTGAGGGTGATAGCTGGGATAATGTAAGTGAAAGTGATTTTCAAGATTATATGGATGAGCTTCGAAGTGTGTATGGAGAAGAATACGAGTGGAAGATTACTTCCTTTATAAATAGGCTTGGCGACGGTACCTTGTTTTTGAATCTTCCTTCTGCGAAAACTCATTACAATGACTTTGCAGAGTTCAAAGAAGTTACACTATCCAAAGCCTATGAACCTAGCTATATGGGAAGAACTATAGAATACCTAATTAAAGGGGAATATAGTGATGATCCTACCGGTTTAGCTATAGCTATTCAACTTGTCTTAGGTTTCACTGGCTTAGATGCTCCCATGGATGCGCGGGATTTAACCGCTAACTTGCAAAAAGGTGAGTATGGTCAAGCATTATTATCAGGGATTGGTTTATTACCTATTGTCGGTAATCTTAAGAATCTCAAATTCTTAGATGATGCAGGGGAATTAAGCAAGGTAGCTTCTAAACAAGGTGCTCATGTACTGGAACAATTGAAATATTTTGCAAATAATGCAGATGAGTTCAAAGAAGCATTTTCTAATTCGGCTGAATTTAAGAAAGTATTACTACAATTGAAAGAAGCAGGGGGGGATGTAGCTAGGAAAGCTGATCCTAGTCTGTTTGATGAATTGTCAGTCTTACCTGAGAATGTTGATGGGATACTAAAATTATTAGATTCTAGTGAAGAGTTAGCAATTATTGCTAAACGAATTGAAAATGTCCAAAATGGAAAAATTGCCAATATTGATGAATTAGGGGATATTCTAAACAAACCTATCATGGAAGTTACAGATGAAATGCTTCCAGAAGGATATGCTTTTTATTATACTGCTAATAAACAAAAGAAGATAAGAAGAACTAAAGGATCTGCAGAGAACTCTGTCTTTGCACGCTTGACTGTTAGGAATAATAAGATTGAGCTTTGGGAAGGTGCTAATAGAGTCAGTCAATCAGGTAAACTAAGAAGAATGCTTCTCAATAAATACGCTAGCCAATTAGATAACATTGACTTATCATTTCATGAAGCCCATCACATTGTTCCTGATGCGGTAGTTCGTGATCATCCCTTGTTCCAATTGGCGAGGAAACTAGATTCACAGCCTTATGATATTGATAACTTGGATAACGGTGTTATGTTAGCTAAAACTGGATATAGTAAGATTGAGGGAATATCTGAAGGTTTACCATTTCATAGTGGGAGCCATCCAGTATATAATGATCTGGCAAATAAAGTTGCAAATGATGAGTGGGATGCTCTTATGTTGGGATTTGAATCAATTGATGATCTTTTAGATCATCCTGAAGAAATTCTAGAAGCTACAGAAAGAGTTCAAAAAATCTTATTGAATAAACTACATAATATTATTGGTAAGTTAGAATAG